The sequence below is a genomic window from Lolium perenne isolate Kyuss_39 chromosome 7, Kyuss_2.0, whole genome shotgun sequence.
GTTCAAGAAGTTCCATACAATGTATATCGGATAGTAGCATTATGGCATATCAAATCCAACCTAGTTTTGAACAAGTATTTTGAAGTAACTAatcttttctttctctgtttgagGCATCTTAACCACCAAACAAAAACTTTTCCATGGATATGATAATCTGCATCTTGTGTTACTATTGATATTGCTGCAATTTCACACTTTTACGTTGCACAGAAACAATGGTATGGAAAGTATTTATCATCCAAGTGCAAAGTTTTGGCACAACTGAATGTCTTCCGCCTCCATGCACCCACATGACCATGTATAGAACATCGGTCGACAAAATAAAACTCATGCTAGGTTGCCTCGGGCAAGTAGTCAATACTAAATTAAAAATTTGAATCTTTGGTTATTTGTTTAGATTTGCAGCATTTAGTACTTTATCTTTTCTCCAGTGAATCTTTAGTTAGGTGCCGCATCAGCGATGAGGTATGGCTTGTCAAGTATTTATCTTTAGTTATTTGTGAATCTTTAGGTATTTGTTTAGATTTTTGAGTACATTTATTAGTACCTTTTAGGAAAGAAAAAAAATTATTTGTTAATATTTAGTTATTATTTATTTAGATTTGTTTGGATCAAGATAGGAAAAAAGCACTCAAATACTTGGCACGTCATACCTTTGCGCTTGAGAAAAAAAAAACACTTATTTTTCCGTATGTAACTAAAGATTTTCTTTCTCGATTTGTCGATTTGAGGAATCTTAGCCACCAAACGAAAACTCCTCCCTCGCTTGGATAATCTGCATCTTGTGTTAGATTGATATTGTTGCGATGTCACACTTCTAAGTTTCACTGAGACAATGGTACGGGAAGTATTTATCATTTGAGTGCAAAGTTTTGGCACAACTCAATGTCTTCCACCTCCATGCACCGACATGACCGTGTATAGAACATCGGTCGACAAATACAAGTCATGATCATGTTGACTCGCGAAATTATTCAATACTAAATTAAAATTGTGAATCTTTGGCTATTTGTCTAGATTTGCAATACTTACTAGTTTCCATTTTCTTAAGTGGATCTTTATTTAGGTTGCGCATCAGCGATGAGGTATGGCTTGTCAAGTATTTATCTTCAGTTATTTGTGAATCTTTAGGCATTTGTTTAGATTTGCGACTAAATTTATTAGTACCTTTTAGGAAAGGAAATTTTTATTTGTGAATCTTTAGTTATTATTTGTTTGGATCAAGGTAGGAAAAAACCCCTCAAATACTTGGCACGTCATACCTCGTCACTTAATAAAATCACTATTTTTTCCCCTTTTCTTAAGTGAAATTTTAATTTATCATCATTAGGTTCAGTTGGGTCCTTGTAAGAAAAAAATTCTTTAGTACAAGCTACATATTAAAGAAAACAGAAAATTTGTGAAAATTAGTTGAAACGACAGATAGAAACCGGTTGGTAAATGAATCTTAGTTCGTTTAGCATTGTTTATGAAACCATCTTCCACTATTTGGTTTGATTTGTATTCCAAGAAATTTCATACAATGACTTATCTGGGATAGtagcatcatggcatatcaagttGGACCGAGTTTTTAACAAGTACTTTGTATGCAACTAAGATTTTATTTCTCGATTTGAGGCACATCTTAACCACTAAACAACaactcctccatggcctcggtaaTCTGTATCTTGTGTTACTATTGATATTGCTGCAATTTGACGCTTCAACATTGCACAAAAACAATAGTATGGGAAGTATTTATCATATGAGTGCAATTTTGTTTTTGGCACAACTCGATCAATGATTTCCGCCTCCATGCCACGACATGACCGTGTAGAGAGCATCGGTTGACAAGTACAAGCCATGCTTAGGTTTATCTAGAAAATCAAATACTACTAAATAAAAGTTGTGATTATTTATATTTATCTATGTAGTGGTGCGTTGAAACTCTACCGCGTTGAGCAACGGGGTATGAGGAGTGTTGTGTGCCAAGTATTTGTCATTTGAGTGCAAGATCGATGCTGGCGTCCGTTCAAAAAGGCTTGTGTTTACAACACGTCCATACAGAGAAACACGGTTTCACCTAGAAGATACAAATCACATGGAAGGTGATTTAAAATAGTAAGACAATCAATTATGGCGTCTCGTGTAGGCAATTAGTTACGACGGCTACTATTTCTGTTTCTACTCAACCGAAACCCTTGCAACGGAAGGCGGTATAAATCAATACACAACACTCTGTTACACGAATACTTTTTTCTTCTAGAAAGAGCATTACCTCTATCCTATGCATCGATCGATGCACGCAACCACTAATACACAGAGAGAGCACTAGCGGGGCCACCTTTAGCACACTTCCTCTTGTGCTGGAGTTTATTTTTCGAGCAATGTAGAATCTTTTATGTTTCCACGTCAGAATGGATGTGAGATAGCTTATCTGTAATGCTTGATTGCGCACATGGAAAATTGCATATGTTGCCGATTGGTGCTATGCAACGTGGTGACGTCACATACATGACAGTGTGGTGTAAATGCCACGATTTAATCTACAAACAAAAGGTGTGGCTatttctcagtcaactgagaactGCTAGCAAATCCCACGAACAAAACACAGCTCAGGCGTAGGCAGCAAGCCGTAATTAAACGTCCCGTGTAGGCAGGCAAGCACTAATGGCGGCAATCGGCTGGCCTTCTATTTCCGGGCAACGGAAAACTTATCTGCTGCGTTTCCACCTCGCCTACGCAACGGATCCATCCATCCATCGATCGTGATCCTCGACAGATCACGCATATTCACGCGGGGCACGCAAGAAACCTCTTGcggggtggaccccacatgtcatcctcgtaCCTCCCGCAACGGTTCGCGCCGGACGGCGGTGCGTGGAGCGTTTATCACGGCTTGAAAATTCGCGAGAGAATCCCAAGGCTCTCTCGTCTCGTCTCCACCTTCCCCTGCTCCCTCCTTCCCTTTTATTTTCCTCTCCAGAAGAAATCTTTCGATTGATTCAAAACACGCACCcaacaatctctctctctctctctatctatcTCCCTGGGAACCTGTGGCTCGCGCAGGCATAAACAACGCCAAGGAGCCGTCCCCGCTTGTCCCCTCGATAAACCCCCGCTTCGTCGGTCCACCCCACCCATGGCTTCGTCGGCgccgggcggcggcggcaggcCGGGCGAGAGGAACAGCAGGGACATACGCCTGACGGTGCAggaggcggccaagaagctcgcccTCTGGCACACGGCCACCTTCCGCCCCATAATGACCCACGACGACCTCGACCCCATCCTCGCCGACGCCGGCTTCGTCGCGCTGCCCATGCCGCCAGACCCGCACCCGCCCCTGCAGGATCAGCCGCAGCCGCACCAACAGGCCCAGGTTCCGGTGCGGTGGAGGGAGTACGCCTTCCTCGGCTCCGGCGCCGGGAGTAATGCGGTGGTCGGCTGGACGGGCCCGCGGCCGCGCCTGCCCTACCCGCGCGTCGACGCGCTGCACATCCGCACCTACCAGGCCTTCCTCGGAGCCGTCGAGGTCTACCTCGGCGCCGCCCGCGTGCCCAACCTCTTCCACGTCAGGTTCCGACCTTTTCTCGCTCTCTCtctgtttccttttcttttcttttattttttgttcGCTTATAATAATAGCACCAGAATAGGAAAGCAGTAAAACAGAACAAACAAGATACCTGTACCTGTATTTATTGTACGCGAGGCCATGGAAATTTGAAGCCATATACATACACCTCACCCGAAACAAATTCAGCTCTCTGCTCCTACAGCGGCCCAAGCGGTGGCGCCTTCCGTTGACTCGCTCTACCCCTTAATCTCTGAATGAATGGTTACAGACACACCATCTCTTGGTGTCCTGAAAGCTTCAGAAAAAATGCGCAGTAACTCACGATCACCAGCGTTGGTGTTGCAGACCACAGCTTCTCATTTGATGCAGAGGTTGACAAATTGGATCACCGTAGCTGCACAATCTTATTATGGTTGTAAATCATCAACCCATGCATCTTCTATCTTCGACGAGATTAGCCATTGATTTGTTTCCTTTTTCTACACCGTTTGTTCTAGTCCCAGCGAAATAGGCGCTAAGCAGTACCTGAATTGTTTGACATCACTAAGGCCACCTTGTTGTGTGGGCGACAACAGTTTGCACAGCCCATCCATTAGTGGCAAACCTTCTAGTACCATTTTTTGTCTATCGCCGACGCACAACTCCTAGAAGAGTCCTGATGGGGTAGGCCAAGGAGGATGTTGAGGCATATTTTTTGGGCCAGTCTAGGCCATTGATGATGATGTTAAATGTATCGCATGAGATCGTATTCTTTGTGTCCTTTCAAAATCTAGTTGCTATTTCCCCAATTATAGAGCCTAGCAGATTATAAATAGAATAAGTGGTTAGACCTTGTATCTCAACTTAAGTATAAAATATCTAATTGATAAACTAttgtgaaaaaataaaaaaataaaaaattggaATTAATATCAAATTTCGTAAGTTCGAAAGTATTGTAAAATACTTGAACTTTTAAATTTTATGGGTCAAATCAGATTTAGCACATGAATTCTTATTAACACATCCAATATTTGCACAAATCAAATCTAACTTTTTGGTCAATCCGATTTCACTACAATACCCAACTCATAATTATCTCTAAATCTTCTGCCGGAGTAACATTCTCAAAATAAAAGCCAAACTATTTAAATATTTTTAAACGCTACACAAATTGTCATATTGTTGACTGTTTTGCACAATGACAGACAACTAGATAAGTTTGTATGATGTTATTTACTTAAAGTGTTTCATATTTACTCTTTGTTTGTTGGTTTTGGATCGTATTTCATTGTTGCGGGTTATAAGATGTATGATCGACCCACATTCGTGGTTGTTGCGCCAAAAATTAGAAGTTCTTAAACATTATGGAATTCAACATGCTATTTACAATTTTACCCCCAAACGGCTTAGATATTGCAAACAAAATGATTTTATACGAACTATAATAAGAACTAATGTACAATGATACAACTGTTTGATTATGTTGGGTACATATTTAATCGTACTCATAGTTGAACACAAAAATATTTGGCTTTTGGAGATACTGAGATATCCTATTAAAATAAAAGTATACTCATTTAGGAAGCTAGATTAATACGTTCCCATTTGTTGCTCTTACATCCTTGCTTGCTAATCTTCTAACTTACCACATCGAGAGAAAGTGACATTATATAGTCAATCATAGTCATTGGATGCTTGACACCGTCACTTTCCAAGATATTAGGATTGACCTTGTTGTTGTTATTTCACATCAAGCTTACATACCCCCTCCCCCCTTCCAAACAAAATAAAGATCAAAAGGTTGTTTACAATTTTTAAAATCACAAAAATGTTCAAGATCTTACGTGTTACTAAATGTACTTATAAATTGGGTGAGTAATGCACAAGATACAATTAATATAGAGCTAATATAACAACTTCAGTAGGGTGTGAAAAAGTCAAACCATGGATACCGGCTACTGCGAGCTAGCTCAATTTCTTTCACAAATCCAATCCGCACTTCCAATCTAGTACTCCGTCCGTCCCATGGAACATGTCAAaagtttatctaaatttaaatgtatctagacactaaatagtagTGCCTTGATTCGTCATATtccatgggacggagggagtacaaaaaattGATTAGCTGAAAGCGGCTAAACCGTGCCACCGATTTTGCACACCCTAACGCTAGATAAGTAGCACAAATGGAAAAAAAATTACTAGAGTAAAAAATTGCAAGTGTACTTAGTATCCCCGCATGTACATTTGTATATTTTGAAATTTTCTTTTGGATAATTCCAAAGATCTCTAGGAGGCAGAAAGAAATGAACTTGTGTGCAACTCGCAGACATGACATATCACCATCTTCTAGTAGCTAGAAGGTCGAATATAACTTTCTCTTTCTTTTAGACCTGCATGATTTTAAATTTGCATGATACAAATATTTTTTTATGCTCCTTTCAAGTAAAATCTGGACAGGTTAGAATGATTATAGAAGTTTGCAGTACAATACTTGAACATCAGTTAAAATACTAATTAAATATGGGTGATATGTTATCGGCAAAAGTGCACTTGTTACCTTGTTGGCCTAGAACTACCCCATGGACCCCATTAATTACGATGAGTTGAGAATGCAAAACAATCGCGGGAATTTAGCATTCATTAATTCATTTCCTGCTGTAAAGTAAAAAGTCTgtggtttcaaaaaaaaatctattTTTTTAGCGTCCTCAACCTCCCTTCAACATAGGCACAAAAAATTCTGTGATGATCCATGGTTGATCAGTGTTTCCTTTTCCACTTGTATTCCTTAAAAACTATCTTGAATAAAAGAGCCAATTCcaattcttgcattgcttttttttTTCTCATCAGGTGCATGCCAGTGACAACGAAACAGGACAGGGTGTTCGACAAGGTCTTCCGGGCTATGAGGAGTGACCAGGACGGCATGATTGTCTACCGGGATGGCACCTTGGACGATGCTACCTTCGCCGCCATCTGCAGCGAGCATACCCCCATCGAGGACGTCGGCTACCATGTCATCCCTGGCAACGCGTGCAGCGAGCTTCGCTACCTCCGGCACGGCAAGATCCATGGTGGCAACTGCAACGAGGAGACCTGCAAGGGTTACCCCGGCTATATTGATGTCGTCCGGCTCAAGGATGTCATCCCCAGGCCCTGCAGAAATATGTGGGTCTAGGACAAAATCAATATCGATAAATTTCCATTAAAAAATTGGGAAATCCAGTTTGCAAAAGTAGATGAGGTGAGATAGCCAGCTAGTGGCTTGTTAGCGAGGCTTGAGATCAGTGGATGGTATATCGTGGTAGCAGTTTTGTTTTGTTTATTGATTTGTTCTTCTCCAAGTTTTGTAATCTGCTGCATGTATGTCTGCATCAAGAGGTAGCAAGTTTTGTCAGCGTAATAAGGTTTGGAGATATGTCTGTAGCTGGATTGGCTATCAATAATGTCGAAATGAAAATAAGAAAATTCCTAGTGGTTACCATATATGCATTTACTGTTATATGCTATATGTTCTTCTGTGTTTATCTCTGATCATTTTGATGCGCCATGTACGCATCAATTCAATAGTTCATCAGTTCTGAACAGGGACAATTACTCTGCTGAGACAGTGTGGCTTTTAGTTGGATTGCATCATTAACCTTTTCTTTGAAGTAGCTTTGCATAATTGTGTTGTTAGATTGGAATCAATTGAAagcaaattgtcttggcaaaaagaAAGGGAAAGCAAACATTTGACTCTGTTAATAATTTAACCTGCAGAATAAAATGCATCTGCTGCGAGGATTCAGAGTCCATCTGCTACTAGCTTATTATGCCTGGGAAGCGCTGAAGCCAAGGCAAGAAATACCAAACTTGCACCATGGTCTATTTGCTGTCGATCTCacacggctttcttttgcttcctTCTAATTGCTTCTTTTACCTTTTACCTTTTGCGCTTTTGCTCTTTTTGTAACATTAGGTCCTGCAGATCTCCAGACATTCCAATCTGTACTGCAGGTCCAGCTAGCCAGGCTACACTTCAAAAGCAAGCTTGGCTTGGACTCGTCAATGGCGTTCGTACGTCCATGCCATGATCCCTACGACCAATGGCTCTTTCTTGAACCATATCGATCTGCATCTGCAACTGTAGATAGCACATGGTGACATGAAACACTGAAGAGACAGGCACATATATATTTTTGCATCTGTAACTGTAGCTGAAATCAACATTGAGAGTTGAGCTCCGGGATAACTAAATTAGGAGTAGCAGGTAGCAGCAAGAGACCTAGCTAGGCCTCGATCGGTACGACCACCACCGGTCGCGCTCTTCTCCATGTAGACCTAATCTCCCTTTAGGAAAGGGAAAGCAGTTTAGCTAGGTCTTGTAGCTAATAGCTTCAAAACACCAGGGAATCTCTTGGAACACCGTCTTTAACCTTTTCCCTTCATCACATCCTGCCGGTGGTTCTTTTGGCTCTTTTTGCTTTTTCCCTAACTTAGCTGCTGCTTCTGCTATAAGAGCCCTCCTCCATCGACCTCATcttgttcccttcttcttcccctTCCATCGTCTCGAAGGCAAGATCGATCGCCGGCTCAATGATGGAGGTATGGCTTGCTAATTAATCAAAATTTGTTTGTACACTAAATGTGGTTCTTTTGGTTGCTGCTCACGTAGAGATGATGGTAATTCAGGGATGTTGTATTGGTTTCTAGTTTTTTCCCGATGTTTCTGCAATGATGAACTTGACGTTAATAGGATGAATGTGCCTCTTCATGCACCTTTTTTTACATACATTGACCATTTATCAGCAGTGTCTCTCTATCAATAGTGCATTTTTTTTCCAACGGGGCATGTCGGTTGCGAGCTTAATATGATCCTCATTTTATCTTTCATAAACCCTACACTGCCCTG
It includes:
- the LOC127316800 gene encoding uncharacterized protein; this encodes MASSAPGGGGRPGERNSRDIRLTVQEAAKKLALWHTATFRPIMTHDDLDPILADAGFVALPMPPDPHPPLQDQPQPHQQAQVPVRWREYAFLGSGAGSNAVVGWTGPRPRLPYPRVDALHIRTYQAFLGAVEVYLGAARVPNLFHVRCMPVTTKQDRVFDKVFRAMRSDQDGMIVYRDGTLDDATFAAICSEHTPIEDVGYHVIPGNACSELRYLRHGKIHGGNCNEETCKGYPGYIDVVRLKDVIPRPCRNMWV